The Geomonas agri genome contains the following window.
GTGATGGTGACGGTATCACCCGTCTGCACGTCACCACCCACGGTGCCGGTAATGGCCACGGTTCCTGCTGCTTCTGAGATGTTGAGGACGTTTTCCGAGGTGACAGCATTTACCGTTACAGACGCTGTCGGTGCCGCGACATCCTTGGTGTATGCCTTGGTGCTGGTCGACGTGGTGGTGTTCCCAGCTGCATCGGTGGTCGTCACGCTGGCATCGATGGTGAGGTCCGCATCGGCGGCGAGCTTAGTGCCGGGCACGTTGATGCTGAAGGTTCGGGATGCGTCGACAGTGCCGGTGTAGTTGGTACCGTCGACGGTGATGGTGACCGTATCGCCAGTCTGCACGTCACCGCCCACGGTGCCGGTAATGGCCACGGTTCCCGCTGCTTCAGAGATGTTGAGGACGTTGTCCGAGGTGACGGCATTGACCGTTACAGAGGCGGTCGGCGCCGCGACGTCCTTGGTGTATGCCTTGGTGCTGGTCGCCGTAGTGGCGTTTCCGGCCGCATCGGTGGTGGTCACGCTGGCATCAACGCTGAGATCCGCATCCGCTGCGAGCTTACTCCCCGCAACGTTGATGCTGAAGGTCTTGGACCCATCGACGGTGCCGGTGTACGCGGTCCCGTCCACGGTGATGGTGACGGTATCGCCGATCTGCACGTCCCCGCCCACACTGCCGGTGATTGCAACAGTCCCACCTGCTTCAGCGATATTGAGTACGTTATCCGAGGTGATGGCGTTGACCGTTACTGACGCAGCCGGTGCCGCGAGATCCTTGGTGTATGCCTTGGCGCTGGTCGCCGTAGTGGCGTTTCCGGCCGCATCGGTGGTGGTCACGCTGGCATCGACGCTGAGATCCGCATCCGCTGCGAGCTTGCTCCCCGGAACGTTGATGCTAAACGTCCTGGACCCATCGACGGTGCCGGTGTACGCGGTACCGTCTACCGTAATGGTCACGGTATCGCCAGTCTGCACGCCCCCGCCCACATTGCCGGTAATGGCAACAGTTCCTGCTGCTTCCGAGATATTGAGAACGTTATCCGATGTGATGGCGTTGACCGTTATTGAGGCGGCCGGTGCCGCGAGATCCTTGGTGTATGCCTTGGCGCTGGTCGCCGTAGTGGAGTTTCCGGCAGCATCGGTAGTGGTCACGCTGGCATCGACGCTGAGGTCCGCATCCGCTGCGAGCTTGCTCCCCGGAACGTTGATGCTGAAGTTCTTGGACGCATCGACGGTGCCGGTGTACGCGGTCCCGTCCACCGTGATGGTGACGGTATCGCCGGTCTGCACGTCCCCGCCCACACTGCCGGTAATCGCTACAGTTCCACCTGCTTCCGCAATATTAAGTACGTTATCCGAGGTCACGGCGTTGACCGTTACTGACGCGGCCGGTGCCGCGAGATCCTTGGTGTATGCCTTGGCGCTGGTCGCGGTGGTGGAGTTTCCGGCCGCATCGGTGGTGGTCACGCTGGCGTCGACGGTGAGGTCGGCATCGGCCGCGAGCTTGCTCCCCGGCACATTGATGCTGAAGGTCTTGGATGCGTCGACAGAGCCGGTGTACGCGGTGCCGTCTACCGTGATGGTGACGGTATCGCCAGTCTGCACGTCCCCGCCCACACTGCCGGTAATCGCTACAGTTCCACCTGCTTCCGCAATATTAAGTATGTTATCCGCAGTCACGGCGTTGACCGTTACTGACGCGGCCGGTGCCGCGAGATCCGTCGTATATGCCTTGGTGCTGGTCGCGGTGGTTGAGTTTCCGGCCGCATCGGTGGTGGTCACGCTGGCGTCGACGGTGAGGTCGGCGTCGGCCGTGAGCTTGCTTCCAGGCATGTTGATGCTGAAGGTGTTGGAAGCGTCGACGGTACCGGTGTACGCGGTCCCGTCGACGGTGATGGTGACGGTATCGCCGGTCTGCACGTCCCCGCCCACACTACCGGTAATCGCTACGGTCCCACCTGCTTCCGAGATGTTGAGGACGTTATCCGAGGTGACGGCGTTGAGCGAGATGGTGGCAGACGGTGCCTTGGTGTCGACGGCGAGGTCCTTGGTCGCTTCGACGGTGCTTGCGTTGCTGGAAAGATCGCTGAAGGTTCCCGCAGCTACGCTGACGCGCATCGCCGCATCTTCCGTGTTGGCAGCCGGAGTGTAGGTGGCCGTGTAATGTGTCGCATCCACCTTGTTGAAGTCGGACAGGGAGCCGCTTTCTACACTGATGTCGCCCACGGTAAAGGTCGCACCGACATCTTCGCTGAAAGTGAAGGTCAGGGTGGTTGTTTCGCCCACCTTCAAACTGTTCTGTCCTGCAGTAATGGTGACCGTCGGCGGGGTTGCGTCTCCCGGTGCCGGGGTGCTGTTGGTCACCGCCGCGTCGACGAGATTTGCCGCCGCGTTGCCCGCCACGTCCTGGATCCTGTCGGTCGCTGCGGTGTAGGAAACGGTCACCGTGTCGCCGTTGTCCACCGTACTTCCCAGGGTGAGCGTGACGGTCTTCGCGGTGGTGTCGACAGCGACGTTGGTGACGCTGACGGCGCCGCCGTTTTTCTCTACGGTAAAGTCGTCTGTTGCCGGAGTTGTCGAGGCAAAGCCTGATCCTGTCTCAGCGTAGTTGAGCACAAGAGTAGTGCCGTAGGCGGTCGCGCCGGAAAGGGCGGGGGCGGTGGTGTCGACCTTGACCGCGAGCGCGGAGGAGGGGAGGGAGGCGTTGCCGGCCGCGTCGGTGACCGTTGCGGAGAAGCTCTTGTTCCCCTGGGTAAGAGAAGACGAGGTGATGTCGACGTATCCGGCCGTGATGTCGGCGCCGGCCAGGGTAGCAGTCCCGACCACGGAGGACCCTTCATACAAGGTGACCACGTCGCCGGCAAGCGGCGCGCTGGCTCCTGCTCCGTTCAACGTGACGCGGATGGCCGGGGTGGTGGCGGAGGTAATGTCATCCGAGTTGCTGATGCCGCTGTCCGAGGATGCCAGCAGGTCGATGCCGGGCGCCGCCGGAGGTGTTATGTCGCCAACGAAAACGCTGGAGCGGGCCGCGGTGGCCGTGTTGCCGGCGGCATCGGTGGCCGAGATGTCGAAGGTCCTCGTCCCCGAGGTCGGGCTGCCGGCGCTGTTCTGGTATTGCAGATCCCGGACGACGGCTTGGGATTCGGCCGCGGTTAACGGCTCGTAGTTGGCCTTTTGGATCGTGAACATTCCCGATGCGTAGAAGATGTTGACTGAAACCCCGCCCACGGTCACCGCAGTTCTGGAACCGTCGCTGCCGGTTGCCGCCAGCGTGGTGGAGCCGAAGGTCAACTTCTCGCTGTTGCCGTCAAGCAGGCCGCCGACCGTGATCGTGATCCTGGTGAGTTGGTCGGACGCCTCGGTGACGGTCGCCGGGTCACTGTTGCTGTCGAGGCTGACGGCGGAGCCCGCGGTCATGGCAATGCTGTTGATCGTTCCCGCGTCGGCCGGAGCGAGGTCGATCACAGGCGCGGTGGCATCCTGAACGGTCAGTTCTTTGGTGGTCCCATCGCTGGTCTTGTTCCCTGCCGTGTCGGTGATGGTCGCCGTGACCTCGTACTTGCCATCGAAGCCGGATACGTCGGCATTCTTGGGAGCAAGGGCATCGCTGGACGGGATGGTGAGGCTCCAGGTATGGCCCGTGTTGTCGTAGCTCAGGTTGCCGTCGCCGGTGCGGTAGGTGACGCCGTTCACCGTGACGGAAAGGCTCTCTCCTGCACCAACCGTCGCGGTCCCGGTAATGGTGGGGGTGGTGTCGCTCGTGGACTGGCTGTTCACAGTGACCGGTCCGGCCGGCGCGGTGCTGTCCACCACGATGCTCTGGGCGACGGTCGTGCCGCTCACCGCCTGCAGCGTATAGGTGCCGTCGGCGAGCGTGGTGCCGCTGTAGTCATAGGTCCACACGCCGGAGCTGTTGGCGGTTACGGTGACTCCTGAGAAGGTGTGGCTCGGCCCGGAGAGGCTCAGGGTCACCGTGGCGCCGGCCGACGCCGAACCGGTGAACTTCAGCGTGTTGTCGCTGGTGACGAAATCGCCGAGCACGGCCGAGTCGGTGCTGATCGAGTCGATGGAGACGGTACCGGACTTGTCGTGCTGGACCGAGGCGTTGGCCAGGTAGCTGTTGCCCGCGTCGTCGTAGTACCTGGCCGTGACGGAAATGGTGCCGTTCAACAGCGGCGAGAGGTTCAGGGCGCTCATGCTCCAGGCGTTGCCGGTGACGGTAACGGTATCCATGATGGTGGAGGTGCCGTCGGTGATGGTGACGACGAGCGTACTGCCGTCGGCTATCCCGGTTGTGGTCCCTTTCACCACCACGGCATTGTCCTCACTGCTGCTCAAGGTGCCGTTGCTGTTGCCCTGCCAGTCGAGCGGTCCGGTAATGGCCACGGTCGGAGCACTGGCGTCGATGGTGAGGTTCTGGGATGCCGTAGTCGAATTTCCCGCGGCGTCGCTACCCGTGGCGCGCACCCCGACCGTGCAGGAAAGAGGCGTGGAGGCGACGATGGACCAGGTCCCCCCGGTCTGCACCGTCGTCGCGTAGCTCTGCTGATCGCTCCAGTCCCCGTCGTTGTTGGGGTCGATGGTTACCGTGATGCTGGTTCCCGCCGGGAGGTCGGTAGTCCCGGTGATGGTCGGCGTGCTGTTCGGCGTCCGGGTCCCTGAGCTGAAGCCGATTGCGGGCGCAGTTACGTCTACGGTCAGGGGCTGGGTGGCGATGGCCGTGCTGCCGTTCAGGTTGGTTCCGCTGGCGGTAACGCCCACCGTGCCAGCAAAGCCTCCGTCCGGGAACGTGCCGCTGTATGGCAGCGCGGTGCCGGTGTCGATGGCCCAGGTCCCTCCCGTAACTACTGCGTAGTACGTGACGCTGTTGGAGGTGCCCGGGTTGTTATCGGGATCGACGGAGAGGGTGATTACCGAGCCGTCCGGGAGGTTGGTGGTGCCGCTGATCACCGGAGTAGGATCGTTGGTCAGTGTCGCTGAACCGATGGCAACGCTGGGCGGCGCCGGTTCGTATCCCTGGGATCCGGTGGCGGCGAGTGAACCTTTACCCGAAATGGATCCCGTGGCGGCCTGTGCGTTGACGCTCACCGTGACGGAACCGGTCACCGCCAGGGTCGGAGTAACCACGAGGGTGTAGGTTTTGCCGTTTACCGCGGTAAACGTCCCTTTAGAGCCGTTGCTTGCCGTGATGTCGGTCGTGTCGAAACCGGTCACGCTCTCGCTGAAGGTGAAGGTGAAGGTAACGGGATCGGTCCCTCCCAGTGTGCCGGCAACGTTGTCGGTGATGGTCAGCGAGGGCTGGCTCAACACCAGCGTCGGGTGCGACACGGCGGTGACCGCCGAACTGGTCGCGGTGTCGGTCACCTGGGCGGTGACGTTGAGGACGCCGTTGTTCAGGCTCTTGATGTCGGCGTTGGTGAAGTGCGCGGTCCAGGTGCCCGAGGTGTTGGTGACGTTGGCGGTGAGGGCGGTGACACTGTGCCCGGCACCGTCGTCGATGGTAATGGTGAAGGATCCTGCCGCCGCGGTGGTGAGGCTCGTGGTGCCGGAGATGGTCAACCCGCCGCTCACCTCGTCCGGTGCCGAGGTGATGATGTTGTCGCCGGCGATGGTGCCGATGGTGATGGTGGCGGTCGAGGCTGTCTGTCCCTGTTTCACCTGCTGCGCGGACTTGATCGCCTGCTGCACGATGTTCCCCGCGCTATCCGTGTAGGTGGCGGTCGGCTTCACCTTGATGTCTATGGTTCCGCTGTTGCCTCCGCCGATCAAGCTGGTGCCATTGGGTGTGGTCACGGTCCAGTTGCCGGAGGCGTCGGTGGCCACCGTGGTGGAGGACCAGACCAGCGTCGATGTTCCGGCCGTATATACCTCTACGGTGAGGTTGGTGTTGTAGCACTCGCTGGTCCCGCTTATCACAGCCCCGGTCTTGTTGATAACCGACTGGGTCTGGATGGTGATGAGCGGCGGGGTCTTGTCGTGGGTCACCGCGGTGCTGGTCGCCTCGGCCGAAGTGCCGGAAACTGTTGCCTTGACAGTCAGAGTTCCGTCCGAGAGCGAGGAGAGGTTGAGGCCGGTTGCGCTCCACGTGGTGCCGGTGACCGTCGGGGTGGCATAGATGGTGTTGCCGTAGATGTCGGCGATGGTGAGGCTCACGCTGGAGCCTCCCTGCAACGTGCCGGTTATGGTGACGTTGTCGTCCTCGAGTGCGTTGAGTTTGGAGTCGCCGAGGATCCGGTTGGCGGTGGTGTTGCCTGCGGCGACGGCGGTCTCGATGGAGGATATCGCCACGGCCGGGTTCTGCTGCACCAGGGTCAGGGTCTGGTTGGTGACCGCGGAGTTCCCAGCGGTGCTCGCCGTCACTTTAACCCCTACCTGCCCGGTGTAGGCGCTCGGTTCGCTCCCCGACACCGGAGCGGCGGGGCCGGTATCGACCGACCAGGTTCCGCCCGAGACGGTGGCGTTGTAGGTGATCGCGTCGCTCCAGTTGCCGTCGTTGTTGGGATCGATGGTGACGGTGACCGAGGTGGCGTTGGTGGTGCCGGAGATGAGCGGCAGGGTCGTGGTTTGGGTGCTCGCGGAGGTAATGGCAACGTTGGGCGCACTGGTGTTGATCACCAACTCGCCGGTGGTGGGATCGCTCACGCTCACCCCGCTGCGGGTCACCGTCGCCGTCACCGCGTAGGTTCCGGAGGTAAGGGCGTTGGGGACCAGCGACCAGGTGTTGCCGCTCACGGTCAGCGCCGGGGAGGTGGCCGTGGTGTAGGTGGTGCCGTTCACTGTCACCGACAGGACATCCCCGCTGAGGTTGGTCCAGGTGCCGGTGATGGTCGGGGTGGTGGCGTTGGTGGTGAGCGGGGTGACGGTTGGTGCATTAAGTGCGGTGGTCGTGGTGACGTTGCCCGCGGCGTCGGTTCCGGAAGCCGAGATCTTGGCGTAAGGGAGTACCCCGGCCGCAGAGAGCGATCCGGTTACCGGGAGCACCGCCCCGGTGTCGACGCTCCACGCCCCGGCAGCTCCCACGATGGCGAGGTAGGTGACGCTGTCGCTGGTCGCTGCGTTGTTGTCGGGATCGATGGTGATCCGGATCGTCGAGCCCGCTGGTAGATCCGAGGTTCCCGATATGACGGGAGTTGAGTCGGTGGCCGAGGCCCCCTGGCTGACGGTGATCACCGGCGCCACCTTGTCGTGCAGCACCGTTGCCGTTGCCGCGGTGGATCCGGTGAGCCTGCTGCCGGTGCCGTCGCCGCTGCTCCAGAGCTCGGCGGTGACATTGAGGGTGCCGTCGTTAAGGCCGGAGAGATCGCGCCCGGACAGCGACCATGCCCCGCTGCTTACCTGTGTGTAGCCGATGCTGCTGGTGGTCCCGTCGCTCACCGTGACCCTGACCCAGGTGCTGTTGGCGACCGAGGCGGAGGTGGTGCCCGCAATGGTCACGCTTGCGTCTTCCGGGGAGCCGCTTGGGTAGTGAGACAGGTTACCGTCCCCGATGGGGGAGGTGATGCTGACCGAGAGGGCGGCGCTCACCGGCTGGCTGGCCGACATCGGGGCGGTGTAGGCTCCGAGGGACGAGAAGCTGGCGTTCTTGTCGTAGCTGGAGCCGACCCCGTTCAGGTCGCCGTTGATGGGGCCGGGCTGTGTCTGGGTGAAGTTGACGTACTGGACCACGGTGTCCTTGGTGAAACCCTGGATGCCGGTGGTGCCGCGCGGGCCAATGACGCCGTTTCTATCCACCGGGGAAGGCATGGCGAGTACCGTGGCCAGGTCGGCAACCGGGATGCGCCAGCTGACGAAGACGTCGGTCTTGCCGTCGTTGCCCAGGTCGGCGTCGCCGTTCCAGTTCGGGTCGGTGGCTGCAGAAACCGCCACCACGGAGTAGTTGCTGGAGGTAAAGGCGTACACGCCGTTGTTCGCCAGCCACCCCGTGGGTAACGGCGACGTGGAGGTGGTGCTGGGGGACGTGTTCAGACCCGTGCCCGGATCGAGGAGTTTCACCGCCTGGGCGTTGTTACGGCCATCGACCGACATGAAGAGATCGATCCGGCCGTCCAGGTTGGCGTCGATGCCGACGATGGCGACCCCGCCGAAGTTGGTGGAACTGGTCGGGTTGTCGATGCGCATGCGGTAGACGAGGGTGTCGTCGGAGGTGGTGGCTGTGCCGTTGTCGTCATAGGCCGCGTAGAGCGAGCCGTGGGTGGCGTCACCGACGATGTCGGTATCGGCGGCACCCGCCTGGCTGTCGCCGACCGGGTCCTTGTTGACGCCGTACATGACCGGCACCCAGGCCGAGGAACCTCCCAGCGAAACGAAAGAGAGCCGGTCCTGGTAAGCGGCGGCGCCTTCCTTGGTCAACAGGGTAGAGGCCTCGATGGGGCCGGTGGCTGACTCGAGTACCCAGTCGGCGCCGAGGACAGTTGCGCCGGTGGCGTTGGTGGAGGCGGCGACGTCTGCCCCGGTCACCTTTGCTAATCCCTGGACCAAGGCCTGCCCCTGGGGCCCCTGGGCGACGTTGCAGCCGTAGATCAGGATGTCGCCCCCCTTGTCGAGGTGAGAGCCCCAGGATGCCAGGTCGGCCGCATGAGCGGACAGGCTGTCGGTGGTAAGTTCGGTCGAGCCGAGCGTGATGTCGCCGGAACTGCCGTGGCCCACGATGTGGATGGCCGAGACGTTGCCGGTCTTTTGCAGGGTGTCGCTGATCTGCCGGATGCCGTCCTTGTTCGGGTCGAGGAGGACCACCTGGACACCCGGGCGGATTCCTGCAATGAGCGTTGCGGCGTCAGGTGTGGTTGGATCGACGAAGGCGATTTCTATCCCCTTGGTGGCGGGCACGGCTGTGCTGCCATCGGAGGCGACCGGCTTGACCAGGAGCGAGGCGAAGTGGGAGGTGTCGAGGTCCGCGACGGCGGTCTTGGCGGCGGGGAGTGTCGCGGCTGTATCGGCATGGTGATCGTCGGCGATGACCGCGACGGTTGGCGCTGCCGCGGCGTCGAACATGAAGCGCTGCTCCAGGGCAAGCAGGAGGTTACCGTTTCTCGACGCACCGTGCCTTTGCGTCAGCGTGGGGCCGCGGCTCCCTTTGCCCGCCACGTTCTCCGCAACAACCTGCCACGCTTCCTTTACTCTACTCCAGACAAGGCGATAGCACTTGTTCATCATCCTGCTCCTTGATCGTGACGACTGAAAAGCTACAACCTGCGAGGATACTGTCACAGATAGCCCCGCAGACAGAGAGAAGACGAAGGTGAAAGGAGCAGATAGCGGGCACTCTTCGTCTTGTGTCAGATACTTTTCGTCTGACTTTAGCTGCAGCATTAGCAATAAGTGAGCCTATGCAACCACGAGCATATATGGAGTCAGTAGTGGCTGGATTTATTACGACTTGTGAGTGGAGGGAGTTTGAAAAGTTTGGAGTGACAAGTCAAAATGTTGACTTGTGCGGGACGCAGTGTCCGTAGTCGGGACACCTCCTGCCATCATCGCCGCAACTTACTGCTCATCGCAACAGGTAGCCTGTTCCGTTGTCCGTACGTCGGACGTGACGGGAGCGTCAGGGCTGGGCGAAGAAACAGCTATCCTTCCGACTACCTTCAGCAGCTCCGCCGCCACATAGGGTTTAGGCAGGTAACCGGAAAAACCATGCTGTTGCCATTCCGACAAGGTCAGGTCGTTGGTATATCCGCTGGAGACGATGATCCGCGCCTGGTTGTCGATGCCGAGCAGCTGCTGTGCCGCTTCCTTCCCGCCGATCCCGCCCCGGATGGTCATGTCCAGGATGACTGCTGCATACGGGGTTCCTTTCAGGGCTGCGGCCTGGTACCGGGCGACGGCATCTTCCCCGTTGGTGCACGTATCCACCAGGTATCCGTATTCGCGTAGTACCTTTTGGATGTAATCGAGGATCATTTCCTCGTCGTCCATCACCAGGATACAGGCCCCGGAGGGGGTGACCGGAGCCTCTTCCTCCGCGGGGAGTTCGCTGGCAGTTTCGCTACAAGCTCGGAGCGTGATGGTGAAGGTTGTTCCGGCTCCCAGGCTCGAAGCAACCGAAATGTTTCCTCCGTGCCGGGTGATGATGGAGTGGGTGGAGGCAAGCCCGAGCCCGGTGCCCCCCTGCTTGGTGGTGAAGTAGGGGTCGAAGATGTACTTCAGGTCGTCTTCGGCAATCCCCGTCCCTTCATCGG
Protein-coding sequences here:
- a CDS encoding Ig-like domain-containing protein, with product MNKCYRLVWSRVKEAWQVVAENVAGKGSRGPTLTQRHGASRNGNLLLALEQRFMFDAAAAPTVAVIADDHHADTAATLPAAKTAVADLDTSHFASLLVKPVASDGSTAVPATKGIEIAFVDPTTPDAATLIAGIRPGVQVVLLDPNKDGIRQISDTLQKTGNVSAIHIVGHGSSGDITLGSTELTTDSLSAHAADLASWGSHLDKGGDILIYGCNVAQGPQGQALVQGLAKVTGADVAASTNATGATVLGADWVLESATGPIEASTLLTKEGAAAYQDRLSFVSLGGSSAWVPVMYGVNKDPVGDSQAGAADTDIVGDATHGSLYAAYDDNGTATTSDDTLVYRMRIDNPTSSTNFGGVAIVGIDANLDGRIDLFMSVDGRNNAQAVKLLDPGTGLNTSPSTTSTSPLPTGWLANNGVYAFTSSNYSVVAVSAATDPNWNGDADLGNDGKTDVFVSWRIPVADLATVLAMPSPVDRNGVIGPRGTTGIQGFTKDTVVQYVNFTQTQPGPINGDLNGVGSSYDKNASFSSLGAYTAPMSASQPVSAALSVSITSPIGDGNLSHYPSGSPEDASVTIAGTTSASVANSTWVRVTVSDGTTSSIGYTQVSSGAWSLSGRDLSGLNDGTLNVTAELWSSGDGTGSRLTGSTAATATVLHDKVAPVITVSQGASATDSTPVISGTSDLPAGSTIRITIDPDNNAATSDSVTYLAIVGAAGAWSVDTGAVLPVTGSLSAAGVLPYAKISASGTDAAGNVTTTTALNAPTVTPLTTNATTPTITGTWTNLSGDVLSVTVNGTTYTTATSPALTVSGNTWSLVPNALTSGTYAVTATVTRSGVSVSDPTTGELVINTSAPNVAITSASTQTTTLPLISGTTNATSVTVTIDPNNDGNWSDAITYNATVSGGTWSVDTGPAAPVSGSEPSAYTGQVGVKVTASTAGNSAVTNQTLTLVQQNPAVAISSIETAVAAGNTTANRILGDSKLNALEDDNVTITGTLQGGSSVSLTIADIYGNTIYATPTVTGTTWSATGLNLSSLSDGTLTVKATVSGTSAEATSTAVTHDKTPPLITIQTQSVINKTGAVISGTSECYNTNLTVEVYTAGTSTLVWSSTTVATDASGNWTVTTPNGTSLIGGGNSGTIDIKVKPTATYTDSAGNIVQQAIKSAQQVKQGQTASTATITIGTIAGDNIITSAPDEVSGGLTISGTTSLTTAAAGSFTITIDDGAGHSVTALTANVTNTSGTWTAHFTNADIKSLNNGVLNVTAQVTDTATSSAVTAVSHPTLVLSQPSLTITDNVAGTLGGTDPVTFTFTFSESVTGFDTTDITASNGSKGTFTAVNGKTYTLVVTPTLAVTGSVTVSVNAQAATGSISGKGSLAATGSQGYEPAPPSVAIGSATLTNDPTPVISGTTNLPDGSVITLSVDPDNNPGTSNSVTYYAVVTGGTWAIDTGTALPYSGTFPDGGFAGTVGVTASGTNLNGSTAIATQPLTVDVTAPAIGFSSGTRTPNSTPTITGTTDLPAGTSITVTIDPNNDGDWSDQQSYATTVQTGGTWSIVASTPLSCTVGVRATGSDAAGNSTTASQNLTIDASAPTVAITGPLDWQGNSNGTLSSSEDNAVVVKGTTTGIADGSTLVVTITDGTSTIMDTVTVTGNAWSMSALNLSPLLNGTISVTARYYDDAGNSYLANASVQHDKSGTVSIDSISTDSAVLGDFVTSDNTLKFTGSASAGATVTLSLSGPSHTFSGVTVTANSSGVWTYDYSGTTLADGTYTLQAVSGTTVAQSIVVDSTAPAGPVTVNSQSTSDTTPTITGTATVGAGESLSVTVNGVTYRTGDGNLSYDNTGHTWSLTIPSSDALAPKNADVSGFDGKYEVTATITDTAGNKTSDGTTKELTVQDATAPVIDLAPADAGTINSIAMTAGSAVSLDSNSDPATVTEASDQLTRITITVGGLLDGNSEKLTFGSTTLAATGSDGSRTAVTVGGVSVNIFYASGMFTIQKANYEPLTAAESQAVVRDLQYQNSAGSPTSGTRTFDISATDAAGNTATAARSSVFVGDITPPAAPGIDLLASSDSGISNSDDITSATTPAIRVTLNGAGASAPLAGDVVTLYEGSSVVGTATLAGADITAGYVDITSSSLTQGNKSFSATVTDAAGNASLPSSALAVKVDTTAPALSGATAYGTTLVLNYAETGSGFASTTPATDDFTVEKNGGAVSVTNVAVDTTAKTVTLTLGSTVDNGDTVTVSYTAATDRIQDVAGNAAANLVDAAVTNSTPAPGDATPPTVTITAGQNSLKVGETTTLTFTFSEDVGATFTVGDISVESGSLSDFNKVDATHYTATYTPAANTEDAAMRVSVAAGTFSDLSSNASTVEATKDLAVDTKAPSATISLNAVTSDNVLNISEAGGTVAITGSVGGDVQTGDTVTITVDGTAYTGTVDASNTFSINMPGSKLTADADLTVDASVTTTDAAGNSTTATSTKAYTTDLAAPAASVTVNAVTADNILNIAEAGGTVAITGSVGGDVQTGDTVTITVDGTAYTGSVDASKTFSINVPGSKLAADADLTVDASVTTTDAAGNSTTATSAKAYTKDLAAPAASVTVNAVTSDNVLNIAEAGGTVAITGSVGGDVQTGDTVTITVDGTAYTGTVDASKNFSINVPGSKLAADADLSVDASVTTTDAAGNSTTATSAKAYTKDLAAPAASITVNAITSDNVLNISEAAGTVAITGNVGGGVQTGDTVTITVDGTAYTGTVDGSRTFSINVPGSKLAADADLSVDASVTTTDAAGNATTATSAKAYTKDLAAPAASVTVNAITSDNVLNIAEAGGTVAITGSVGGDVQIGDTVTITVDGTAYTGTVDGSKTFSINVAGSKLAADADLSVDASVTTTDAAGNATTATSTKAYTKDVAAPTASVTVNAVTSDNVLNISEAAGTVAITGTVGGDVQTGDTVTITVDGTNYTGTVDASRTFSINVPGTKLAADADLTIDASVTTTDAAGNTTTSTSTKAYTKDVAAPTASVTVNAVTSENVLNISEAAGTVAITGTVGGDVQTGDTVTITVDGTNYTGTVDASRTFSINIPGSKLAADADLTINASVTTTNTAGGSTTATASKGYSLDVTPPTVPVITTVTDDVAPQAGTVPNDGYTNDTTPTVSGNAEAGSTVKVFDGGQLVGTVVADDAGHWAFTSTPLADGSTHTFTATSTDAAGNTTSSAGGYTVHIDTTAPAPAIQAAIDDANPALPPVADNGTIKDATPTLVGTSEPGSTVTIYEGTTVIGSAIADSNGHWTMTPGTSLPDGAHTFTAVATDAAGNSNATPSVFTVKIDTSTPNTTTDTGTAPLPPPTPSTPPSSPAPQTDLITGTDSHTTSPQTGADSAPAIFEPAPAPAETGQSGVVSYTRSDAAGGQEGLFAGQTPSSHEVSPQETAAFSLPSGVFVQSGKSDKVTLEATLADGKPLPDWIKFDDSTGRFTAYPPEGTSGAVDIKVTAHDTSGNTAAVQFQLNVTGTATGTGTGTGRTSSTDSHTGTPDSAAGNLDKPLGSQAPAGTPSAASNPLVMFGTETTQPAPGDSALYVVNPPAPKEIQINDVTTFNLPTGVFRHSEPGADVKVEATLSDGQALPDWLSFDPATGRFTANHPPENSEGAIEVKVIATDSKGNAASAVFKLTVAPAGSHQAPDAPTTDDAAPAEKPPQERTGAPHAQKDQGMELPPQRAMKGRSSLAEKIAGETSRQRSLDLVKIFDKTPDRKGRAA